The genomic interval CGCCGAATCGCGTCGGAGACCGCGCGCACCGCATTCTCCTGGCCCACGATGCGCTGATGGATGTTGTCCTCCATGCGCGTCAACTTTTGAGCCTCGGACTCGAGGATCCGCGTGACGGGAATGCCGGCCCAGCCCTGGACGACCCGCGCGATGTCCTCGCTGCCTACTGCCGAGTCCTCGGGCACTCTGCTCTCGCGCCACCGATGCATCATCCGTCGCAACTCCGACTCGCATCGCATGATGTTCTGCTGGCACAATGCCGCCCGCTCGTAATCCTGCGCCTGGTAGGCGGCGCGTTGTTCGCCCACGAGTTTATCCCGCTCCCGCTTGGCGCGGCGGATCTCCGGAGGGGCGTAGACCAGGTCGAGGTGCTTGCGCGATCCCGCCTCGTCGAGCAGATCGAGCGCCTTGTCGGGTAGGAAGCGGTCATTGATATAGCGCTCCGAGAACTTCGCCGCCGCATCGATGGCGTCGTCGGTGAAAACCACGTTGTGATGCAGCTCGTAGCTGCGCTTCAAGCCCTTGAGAATTCGAAGCGTGTCCTCGACGGATGCCTCCTTGACCAAGATGCTCTGGAAACGCCGTTCGAGCGCCTTGTCCTTCTCGATGTGCCGCTTGTAGTCCTCGAGGGTGGTGGCCCCGATGCAGCGCAGCTGTCCGCGAGCGAGAGCGCTCTTGAGCATGTTGGATGCGTCGAGGCCGCCCTCGACGTTTCCCGCGCCGACCACGGTGTGAAGCTCGTCGATGAACAGGATCACCTGCCCCTGAGCGGCGAGCACCTCCTCCTTGATGGTCTTGAGCCGCTCCTCGAACTCTCCGCGGAACTTGGATCCGGACACCACCTCGCTCATCTCGAGCAGGAGCACGCGCTTGCTGGCGAGCGTGTCGGGGACTTCGGCGTCGGCGATGCGCTGGGCGAGGCCCTCGACGATGACGGTCTTCCCCACGCCGGGCTCACCGATGAGAACGGGATTGTTCTTCTTTCGCCTCAGCAGAATCTGGATGAGTCGACTGATCTCTTCTTCTCGCCCGATGACGGGGTCGAGCTCCCCCTTGCGGGCGAGCTCGGTCACATCGGTCGTGTACTTCGAGAGAGTTTCGTAGTTGGTGTCTCCGCGCTTGTCGTCGACGGTGCGGTTCCCCCGCTGCTTCAAGTAAGCGTCTTTGGTTCGCTCGTAACGAAAGCCGAGGTCGCGCAAAATTCGAGCCGACAGCCCTGCCGGCTCCCGGTGCAGCGCGAGTAACATGGCGCCGACCCCGACGAAGCGGTCGCCCATCTGGTCGGCTTCTTCCTTCGCGAGTCGAAGCGTCTCCGCCGTCTGCGGCGACACGAGGATCTGTAGCGAGCCCTCCCGGCGCGATTTGAGCTTGTTCCGTTGTGCCGCGAGGATCAGGTCGATGATGGACTTCTTCGTCTCGGTTTGAGGGTGTCCGAGCTCGTCGATGAGGCGCAGCGTCTCGGAGTTGTCCTGTTCGAGAAGCCCGAGGAGGATGAACTCAGGCGTGAGCTCGTTCTGCCGGAGGTTCACGAGCTCCATCGAGCCGATGTTCACCGCCTCGACGACGCGCTCCGTGCAGTGCCGAAACAGCACGTTGTTCATACAACTCGCCTTCTCGAATGGCGCGCAGAGGAAGCCGCCAAGTGGAAGCATAGCATATCGAGACACATACGAGGACGGCAGAAGCTATAATCGCGGAAACGCCGTTGCGAGTTCTCACCATCACGTCGTCTTACCCGAAGTTCGAGGGGGACACGACGGCGCCGTTCATCGAGGCGATTACCCGAGAGCTCGCGGCCCGGGGCCACCGGCTCACGGTCGTGCTCCCCGCTCGGTCCGACCTCGCTCCGGTGAATATCGAAGGGGTGCGGTTCCGGCCGTACCGCTACGTCCCCAACCGCGCGCTCGAGGTCTTCGGATATGCCCAGGCGCTCGAGAGCGACCGCGCCCTTCGGGGGACGGCCATCATGGTTGCGCCGGGGGCAGTCGCATCCGGCGTGTACGCGCTCCTATCGGAGCTTCGGAGCGAGCCTTACGACGTGGTGCACGCGCATTGGGTCGTACCCAGCGGCGTCATGGCTTGGCTCGCCCTCTCGATTCAAGGCACCCCGCTGGTGGTGAGCCTGCACGGATCCGACGTATTCCTTTCGGAGAAGAGCCGGGTGGTACGTCGGTTCGCGGCGCGCGCGTTCGCGCGAGCGGCTGCCGTCACCGCTTGCAGCAAGGATCTTGCCGGGCGAAGTCTCGCACTGGGAGCCCCGCCGCCCTCGGTGATCCCCTATGGAGTCGATACGGAACTGTTTCGCCCGGGGTGCGGGAGCGGGAACGGGAACACGGAGAGAGTCGTTCTCGCCGTGGGCCGATTGGTGGCGAAGAAAGGCTTCGAGTATCTCGTTGATGCCACGGCACTTCTTCGAGGTCGGGGCTTTCCCGTCCGACTGATGCTCGCGGGCCGCGGGGACCTGGAAGGTGAGTTGGCCGGTCGGGCCGCGGAGCGCGGAATCGTCGAACAGGTAGAGTTTCTCGGCAACGTCCAGCGTGCCGATCTTCCCGCCCTTTTCGACTCGGCCGACGTCGTGGCCGTCCCCTCGGTACGAGACGCCGCGGGCAACGTGGATGGTCTTCCGAATGTGTTGCTGGAAGCGATGGCTTCGGGAAAGGCCATCGCCGCAACGAAAGTGGCCGGCATACCTCAAGCGGTGCGCGACGAGGAGGAGGCTCTTCTCGTGCCGGAGAAGGATGTCGAAGCGCTTGCCGGCGCGCTCGCGCGCCTGCTCGCGTCCCGGGAGCTCCGCATGAAGCTCGGTTCCTCGGCGCGTGAACGCGCGTGCGCGCACTTTTCCTGGAAGTTGGCTGGGGATCGCTACGAAGATGTTCTTCGCTCCGTCACGCAAGCTCGCCGCCCGTAGGCGTCGCGACGGCGGTCATCGTATTTACGACCCGAGAGAGCGCGCCCTGCTCGGGCTGTTCGACGCCTTCTTGCGAGTGGTTTCGCCCATCGCGGGTCTTCGACCCGCCGGGCCGATGGGCGAGCCGTCTCGCGCGCGGCGCATACTCGCGCTTCGTCTGGATCGAATTGGGGATTTCGTCACCACGCTGCCCGCACTGGAGTGTCTGCGTGCGGCGGCGCCGGAGGCCCACATCGAGCTAGGTGTCGGAAGCTGGAACGAGCCCATCGCGCGGAGACTGCCGTTCGTGGACGCCGTCCGCGTGGTGGATGCACCCTGGGCGTCCTGGGAGAAGCGAACGAGCTTCGCCGATGCGCGGCGCGCCCTGGGAAGCGACTGGGATCTGGCGCTCGACTTCCAAGGCGACGTCCGCGTCATCCTCCTCATGGCACTCGCCGGGGCCAAGCTCCGCGCTGGCTACGGCGAGACCGGCGGCGCGCACCTGCTCACCCACCGCGCGCGCTGGGACGAATCCAGGAGTTGGTACTGGCAGAACCTCGAGTTGCTGCGTACGCTGTTCCCCGAAACCGATTTCGAGCCGCCCGCCCGCCCCTTCTCCTTCCTCTCGGAGGTCGATCGTGAGACCGCGAGGGGTGTGCTCGACACCGGGGCCCACTCTCTGATCGGCATCCACCCGAGCGCGGGTCGAAGGCTCAAGCAGTGGGAGGAGTCAAAGTTCGTCGCCCTCATCGACCGTCTGGCCGAGACGGCAACCATCGTTCTTACCGGTTCGTCCGGAGACGAAGCTCTCGTGCGAGGGATTGCGGCCAAGGCCAGGAAGCCCCCGCGGGTTCTGCTCGGGATGCCACTCTTGACATTTGCTGCCGTCATCGAACGCTTCGACCTGTTCGTTACCGGGGACACTGGGCCCATGCATCTCTCCCACGCGGTCGGGACCCGTAATGTCGCTATCTTCGGGCCCTCGGACCCGGTTCGCTACGGACCGGAAACGGATCTTTCTCTTCGGCGTGTCGTGCGACAGCCGCTCTACTGCTCGCCCTGCAACATGATCCGTCGACCACCCGGGGAATGTGCCCGGGCTCCCACGCCCGAGTGCATCGCTTCGGTCGGTGTGGAGCAAGTTCTGCAGGCCGTTCAGCTCTGCCTTAATGTGCGATTATGAACTGATGGTCACCATCGGCTTGGACCTTGGAACGAGCGGTGCCTCGGTGGCCGTGTTTCGTGATGGCAAGCCGGTCATCGTTCCCAATCGGGAGGGTGCGCGGAGGACGCCCGCAATCGTAGCGCTTTCGAACAGCGGTGAGTGGTGGACGGGGCAAGCGGCGAAGCGTCAAGCCATCACGAATCCGCGGGGAACCTTCTGGGACTTCTTGCGCTTGCTCGGCGAGAGGTTCGACTCTCCGGCGGTGCGTTCCATCTCTACGCTCGCGCCGTTCGAGGTCGTCGAAGGCCGGGACGGCTACGCACGGTTGCAGGCCCAGGGGAAGGATCTTCATCCGGCGACCCTGGTGGCGATCCTTCTGGCGGCGCTCAAGCGGGACGCCGAGATGGCACTGAGAGCGCCAGTAGGCGGGGCGGTGATCGCCGTGCCACCGATGTTCCACCTCGGTCAAGAACAGCTCGTTCGCGACGCCAGCCGACTCGCCGGGTTCGAGTGGGTCCTGGTGCAGCCGTCGACCACGCTCGCGGCACTCGCGCCTCGAATAACAACGGGCCCGGCCCGAAGGATCGCCTTGTGCGACCTGGGTGGAGGGAGCTTTTCGGTGAGCCTGGTGGAGGACGACGGGCAGGTGTGCGCCGTCCTCTCCACGGAATGGGAACGATTCGTCGGTGGTGAGGATTTCGACCAGCTCCTCGTGCGGTATCTTCTGGAACGGCTCGGAAAAGAAGAGTGGCTGGATGCTTCGCGGGATCCCCTGGCCCTGGTCCATTTCAAAGAAGCCGCCGAGAGCGCCAAGCGGCGCCTGTCGGTCCTCGCCGAGGTGAGAGTCGAGGTCCCCCTCGGCGGCGATAAGCTCTGGACCCCGACGCTGCGGCGTACGGAGCTCGAGTCTCAGCTGGCCCCGCAGCTCGAATGGATCGCCTCGCCGTGCAAGAAAGCACTTCAAGGTGCGGGCCTCACGAAACACAAGACCGACGTCGTTCTGTTGTTCGGAGGCTCCTCCCGAATTCCAAAAGTCAACGAAATCTTGAGCGGGGTCTTCGAGAAGGATCCCACGCGCGGACTTCACCCCGACGAGGCGCCGGCTCTCGGAGCCGCGGTGCGCGCGGCGATGCTCGAAGGGGCTCTCGCCGACCGTGTCCTGATGGATGTGAGTCGGCACCATGTTGCGGTGGAGGGGCCGCCGGGACGCGTCACGCCAATACTCTCCCGACATTCCGGAGTGCCCACCAGAGCGACCTGCTCTTTCGAGACGACGGACTCACGGCTGGAGCTCAACATCCTTCAAGGAACCAGCGAGCGAGTCGAGGAGAACTTGTTCCTGGGAAGGCTCTTGTGGGAGGTTCCGTTTCGGCACGGGCCGAGCGCGGTCGTCGTCGCCGTGGAGGTGGACGTCGCGGGGAAGGTCTCGGTCGAGGCGGGGGACGTCGCGAGCGGGCTCACCCGTCAGATTCCTCTGCGAACCGGAGGCTCGTTGGACGACGCCGACCGCGAGCTCACCCTCGCCGAGGTGCGACGTAGCCGTGAAGACGATGTGGCGGTCGACGAGGGGTGGAACGCCGGCTAGTCGCGGGAAGTCAGTGTCGAGCGCTCAGAAAATATCGCTCGTAGCGTCCGAGCAGCCTGGTCCTGACTAGGGCGAGCTCATCGGGGCGAAAGAAGCCGACGGCGTAGAGCAGCACAGGGAATGCGAGCACGGCGGCACCCTTGACCAATAGGGCACGGGTCCAATCGGCGGGTGCCGCGAGAGAGATCCAGAAAGCCACTCCGGCGGTGGCCGCGACCTTCGCGAGACGGCCGAGCTCGAACGGTATGGGGTAGAAACGATTCCCGAAATAAAACCCGAGCACGGCCATGAAAAAGTACCCGGCGACGGTTGCCCATGCCGCGCCGAGTATCCCGAGGCGAGGAATCCATAGGATATTGAGGATGACGTTCACCGAGGCGGCACCGAAAGTGATCGCCGGCAGGACGCGCGTATTCTTGCTGATGCCGATTCCAATCGAGGTCAGGGCAAACACCCCCTGCAGCACGTAGGCAAGAACGACGACGGGGATGACGGGGTGGGCGTCGTGAAATCGAGGCTCCGCCATGAAGAACAGAAGCTCGCGACCGAATATGGCATTGACGAGCCCAAACCCGATCAGAGCGGCGAAGGGGTATGTGGCGATCCGACCCAGGATGCGCGGCGCATCCGGCTTCGCGAGCTGCGCGTAGACGAAGGGTCCCCAAGCGAGCTCGAAGGCAGCGAGGAAAAACTTCACTCCCGTGCCCAGCATGTATCCGACGTGGTACAGGCCGGAGGCCGACAGGCTGGCGAAGACCTCCAGGAGCTTTCGGTCGGACAGGTTCAACACCTGATGGGCCAGGCCGTGAGGGACCTTGGGCAGACCGAACGCGGCGGCCTGCTTCAGCAACGGCCAGGACCACCCGGCGGTGAGGTTTCGCGCGAGCATGGGCGACAAGACGGCCACGAAGGCGGCGGACGACAAGACGTCGGCCCAGAGCACACCGGAAACCCCGAAACCTCCCACGACGAGCGCGAGCTTCAGTCCAATGCTCAGGGTGCTTCGGACCAGGGTGACCAGCGTGAAAGCCCGCGGCCGTCCCTCGATACGAAACAAGTTCATGGGCACGAAGGCGAACGTGTTCAACAGAGTGTCGAGCGCCACGAGAACGATCCAGGCGGATACGGCTGATTCTCCGAGCAGCGCACGCGAGATCGGGCGAGCCGCCGCGCTCGCGGCGATGAACAGCACGAGGCTTACGACGAGGGAGAACAGGAACAGCGTGGTCGCGAGGAGCTTGCGATCGCGCTCCGCGGTCTGTTCGTAGTACACGCGAAAGAACCCGGCATCCAGGCCCAGGCGGAAGAAGATCTTGGTGAGAACCCCGAAGAGAAGAAGGATACCGAGCGCTCCGTATTCGTTCGGCCCGAGATAGGCCGTGAAGACGGGCAGCAGCAAGAAGTTGACGAAGTAAGGGATGACGTCGGCCACCCCATAGATCGCACTGTGTGAGGCGAGCTTCTTCAGCTCGTTCCGGATCACGTCGCCATCTT from Vicinamibacteria bacterium carries:
- a CDS encoding ATP-dependent Clp protease ATP-binding subunit — encoded protein: MNNVLFRHCTERVVEAVNIGSMELVNLRQNELTPEFILLGLLEQDNSETLRLIDELGHPQTETKKSIIDLILAAQRNKLKSRREGSLQILVSPQTAETLRLAKEEADQMGDRFVGVGAMLLALHREPAGLSARILRDLGFRYERTKDAYLKQRGNRTVDDKRGDTNYETLSKYTTDVTELARKGELDPVIGREEEISRLIQILLRRKKNNPVLIGEPGVGKTVIVEGLAQRIADAEVPDTLASKRVLLLEMSEVVSGSKFRGEFEERLKTIKEEVLAAQGQVILFIDELHTVVGAGNVEGGLDASNMLKSALARGQLRCIGATTLEDYKRHIEKDKALERRFQSILVKEASVEDTLRILKGLKRSYELHHNVVFTDDAIDAAAKFSERYINDRFLPDKALDLLDEAGSRKHLDLVYAPPEIRRAKRERDKLVGEQRAAYQAQDYERAALCQQNIMRCESELRRMMHRWRESRVPEDSAVGSEDIARVVQGWAGIPVTRILESEAQKLTRMEDNIHQRIVGQENAVRAVSDAIRRNRAGLKGRRRPIGSFIFLGPTGVGKTELAKALAEFLLDDEERLIRLDMSEYMERHSVSKMIGSPPGYIGYGEGGQLTEKVRRNPYSVLLLDEIEKAHPDVYHMLLQILEEGRLTDAQGRAVSFHNTIIIATSNIGSEDITLEYGGIGFSNPVSSRKYEEIKTRVMRQVKKVFKPELLNRIDDLIVFHQLERAHIRQIVDLVLDDLAERLAEQSLTIHVSDAVKEKLAADGYDPVYGARPLRREVESQLENMLARDLISGRLRKGGRVRISLQDNQIVFTPIPGPSLASQPVPAPGARGTLR
- a CDS encoding glycosyltransferase; this encodes MRVLTITSSYPKFEGDTTAPFIEAITRELAARGHRLTVVLPARSDLAPVNIEGVRFRPYRYVPNRALEVFGYAQALESDRALRGTAIMVAPGAVASGVYALLSELRSEPYDVVHAHWVVPSGVMAWLALSIQGTPLVVSLHGSDVFLSEKSRVVRRFAARAFARAAAVTACSKDLAGRSLALGAPPPSVIPYGVDTELFRPGCGSGNGNTERVVLAVGRLVAKKGFEYLVDATALLRGRGFPVRLMLAGRGDLEGELAGRAAERGIVEQVEFLGNVQRADLPALFDSADVVAVPSVRDAAGNVDGLPNVLLEAMASGKAIAATKVAGIPQAVRDEEEALLVPEKDVEALAGALARLLASRELRMKLGSSARERACAHFSWKLAGDRYEDVLRSVTQARRP
- a CDS encoding glycosyltransferase family 9 protein — encoded protein: MFFAPSRKLAARRRRDGGHRIYDPRERALLGLFDAFLRVVSPIAGLRPAGPMGEPSRARRILALRLDRIGDFVTTLPALECLRAAAPEAHIELGVGSWNEPIARRLPFVDAVRVVDAPWASWEKRTSFADARRALGSDWDLALDFQGDVRVILLMALAGAKLRAGYGETGGAHLLTHRARWDESRSWYWQNLELLRTLFPETDFEPPARPFSFLSEVDRETARGVLDTGAHSLIGIHPSAGRRLKQWEESKFVALIDRLAETATIVLTGSSGDEALVRGIAAKARKPPRVLLGMPLLTFAAVIERFDLFVTGDTGPMHLSHAVGTRNVAIFGPSDPVRYGPETDLSLRRVVRQPLYCSPCNMIRRPPGECARAPTPECIASVGVEQVLQAVQLCLNVRL
- a CDS encoding Hsp70 family protein, yielding MVTIGLDLGTSGASVAVFRDGKPVIVPNREGARRTPAIVALSNSGEWWTGQAAKRQAITNPRGTFWDFLRLLGERFDSPAVRSISTLAPFEVVEGRDGYARLQAQGKDLHPATLVAILLAALKRDAEMALRAPVGGAVIAVPPMFHLGQEQLVRDASRLAGFEWVLVQPSTTLAALAPRITTGPARRIALCDLGGGSFSVSLVEDDGQVCAVLSTEWERFVGGEDFDQLLVRYLLERLGKEEWLDASRDPLALVHFKEAAESAKRRLSVLAEVRVEVPLGGDKLWTPTLRRTELESQLAPQLEWIASPCKKALQGAGLTKHKTDVVLLFGGSSRIPKVNEILSGVFEKDPTRGLHPDEAPALGAAVRAAMLEGALADRVLMDVSRHHVAVEGPPGRVTPILSRHSGVPTRATCSFETTDSRLELNILQGTSERVEENLFLGRLLWEVPFRHGPSAVVVAVEVDVAGKVSVEAGDVASGLTRQIPLRTGGSLDDADRELTLAEVRRSREDDVAVDEGWNAG
- a CDS encoding oligosaccharide flippase family protein produces the protein MIRNELKKLASHSAIYGVADVIPYFVNFLLLPVFTAYLGPNEYGALGILLLFGVLTKIFFRLGLDAGFFRVYYEQTAERDRKLLATTLFLFSLVVSLVLFIAASAAARPISRALLGESAVSAWIVLVALDTLLNTFAFVPMNLFRIEGRPRAFTLVTLVRSTLSIGLKLALVVGGFGVSGVLWADVLSSAAFVAVLSPMLARNLTAGWSWPLLKQAAAFGLPKVPHGLAHQVLNLSDRKLLEVFASLSASGLYHVGYMLGTGVKFFLAAFELAWGPFVYAQLAKPDAPRILGRIATYPFAALIGFGLVNAIFGRELLFFMAEPRFHDAHPVIPVVVLAYVLQGVFALTSIGIGISKNTRVLPAITFGAASVNVILNILWIPRLGILGAAWATVAGYFFMAVLGFYFGNRFYPIPFELGRLAKVAATAGVAFWISLAAPADWTRALLVKGAAVLAFPVLLYAVGFFRPDELALVRTRLLGRYERYFLSARH